DNA sequence from the Macrobrachium nipponense isolate FS-2020 chromosome 26, ASM1510439v2, whole genome shotgun sequence genome:
ataaaaagacTCTAAAACTGTGCTTAGCATTATTCTTTACAACTACTTTACAAGCAGTTTCTCGAATCATCCGAGTTTCCGATATAGTCTCTGTGgctatctaaatatctatcttTTGGACTATTAATTGCTTTATAAGCATCCTGTTTGTCAAGATCCCCGTTGTTTTCTAGTCGTCTTGGTTACCATCGAAATCAAATTGGTTTCCATAGCTACCACCATCACTACCATACCTTTTTAAACTACTTTCATCCCTTCCAAGCCTCCTGGGTTATCATTTTAGCCTCCCTTCCTTGCCTGGTTGGTGCTATACCTTCTTTGGTTATCAAATATAACTTCCCTTATTATCACCGTACCTTCCTTTGACAAGTTGGTCTCTACCGTAGGGCAGCTGATTACCTTGGATTCCTCCATACTGATCTCCCTTACTCTGGTCTCCTCCGTAACCACTTTGGTTATTCTCATAGTTTATTTGAATGCTTTTGTTTCCACCATAACCATCTCGactttctttgttgttgttatagacTCCGCGGTCACTAAGATTTTCGGCATATTTTCCATGGCTTCCTCCATCGTAACTATTTGTACTTGATCCATACCTCGCCTGCGGACCCGGAAGAATTTCACTGTACATTCCATTATTGCTACCGCCATACCCGTTGTAGTTGCTTAGCATCACTTCGCCATATCTTGTTGGGATTCCTCCTCCATAGCTATTTTGAATTTGGTCTTCATCTCCATAATCACTGTAGCGCCTGTGTCCAGTATGTCCTCCACAACTAGTCTGTTTAATCTGATCGTATCTTGTTTGTTCATCATGGGCTGCACAAGTAATTTGCTTACTTTGATCATCTCCATGATAGCTTTTTACTTTTGGAATGCTTTCGTAACTGATCATATCCTTATAAGAGTAATCATCAGATCCCTTTCTGCTACCGTATCCTCCAGAAGTGCCCTCTGCCTTTGACATTAACGCTGTGCTTGCAGCAGTTTGCGCCTGCGATGATGCTAACAATGCAGAATTGAGCTTATGGACTACAAGATACTGCATCTGGTTTAACATACTGGCCATATGAGATGCTTGCCAAGCATTAGCATCCTGAACAGACTGGACTTTTCGTAACACCTGCAACACCTGCAATGCTTGTGCCACTACAACACTTGCTGCTGTCTTAGCTTCTGCTAGTTGTTTTGCTATTGACAAGGCCAGGCTGTAAGTAGCTCTGGCAGAGCTAAAAGCAGTATTTGTTTGAGCAGCCAAAGAAGACTCAGAGAAGAGAGCTGACTGTGCATTTTGTAGTGCTAGGGTAAGTTGAGCGACCTGAGCCTCTTGTTGAGCAGCTGCTGCCAAAGCTGTCTGGGCTGCAGAAGATGCAGTGGCAGCTGCCTGACTAGCAGCAGTGGCTGCTGCTGCCTGAGCAATACTCACCAGACTTGCCTCTGCAGCAGTTGCTTGAGCAGCAGCATGTGCAGCTGCTGCCGAGGCAGAAGACTGCTTATGGTTGTCCCCACTGGAAATAACCACATATAGTCCATCACCACTGCTGTAGCTTTCTCTGCCTCCATGACTGCCTGAGAAGCCTCGCTTTTCCTGTgaaacaaacatttatttttttatatctagtgAGGCcacaaaaaataattgtataacaTAAAATACTCCCCAGGAATTTACTATTTTCTTACTAATAATTAAAAAAGCACAATTTGTTTCAGATGATACCAACTGATGCAAATTGTATCGGTCATGGAATTAAAAATTACTGGGCTAAGAAACCTTTAGGAAAAGCACGACTTCATAATCTTTACCTGAATCAGATTATATAGATAATTTCCCCATTTCCACCAATTTTAGGATAAGCCTCCTTTCATTTCCCAGGCGACCCCGTAACACCCATTTTTACCAAGTAGAAATTAGTCATTATCATACGGAATGTTTTTATGATGGTTGATTCTATTTTGCCTGGCTCCTTATAAACTTCTAACGTTTGAGTCAGTTGCTTTCTGTCGGGTTAAGTtccatcttattttattatttttctggtgGAGGTTGGTAGGTAGATGGACTGGCTTACCTATTCTTTTTACGTATtgggtaaaaaatgaaaaaaggaggcTGGCTGATTGACTGGTCTTCAGAGACTGGTATGAGCTCATATGTGATCTGATGGATTCATAATAATATGTGTGAGTATAAATCTATATTTTAATTTACAAGTACTTTTAATAACTATGAATACATGTAATGATAACGAATTTTCTGTTGCAAGCCACCTCGTGATACTAAACCGAACTGAtatctgagattttttttctggGAATTTCTTAGCTACTGTTCTGatctatcacatacatacatacatacatacatacatacatacatacatacatacatacatacatacatacatacatacatacactcaaaaGCGAGATAGAGTTAAATCTTATCTTACCCTGAGGTCTACGGTGGCCCTGGCAGCGTGAAGTATACCTGGGAAGAATGCACAAGCAATTTTAAAACGAATACTTGGAACATTTCCCCCCAAAACATGAACAATATTGATCAGTAGATCTCGTACTGATTTTCCATCCCATCCCACCCTTCAAGTGGATGGGATTCAAACGAATGCATCTGAAGCTGTAACTCGGTGTAACTTTTCACCCGTCTCAATTATGAGAAACACCcaatgaaagtgtcagcaaaaGCCACACCGAAGTTAGGTATTTACATTATACCCTCATATTTATGATAGTGATAACATCGATTATTAGGTCATTTATCCCTCCGTTACTATAGAATACTGTTCTCAGACGTGGAAGTCTGTTTCTGGCAGAGGCTTATCGTTGTTCGTGAGAGTAGTTTTCTGTTTCCTAGAACCATCGACGGATGTgttcttgtttgtcaatttttcataagtcgTATTCTTACAGAGATCTTTCAtgttcacaattgatccctggtgCTCTTTTTTCATGCAGTGAGCACCCGGATTTACTGAATAGCAGCACCAATAAGTAATGAATGTgcttgctgtcgaacttctcagttccagacgcCCGTCATTCGTCACGGCGTTGGATGATGAAACAGCTTCCCTGAGGATGTACAACCTcaaaaagttcaagcgaagatgcaacgtATTATTACCCtaaagcaattctccttgtatctttaataatttacttacgtttttatctatttgtcaatttggtaattttctttcttctctaataactgaactcttcattctgtatttcctatgaccttttcttacttctttcgaatgaacaccgtattctttggaagcttgaattttaagtcaatggcccctgtacgatcttatataataataataataataataataataataataataataataataataataataataataataataataataataataataataataataatgagcaacaAACCTTACTATTCTatcataaaatgttaaatatcagATTGCTTATTTTCTCTGTAAATTATCTCTCTATGTTAAATTTGCTCAGAACTGTCCGAACGAACGCTCAAGGTATCATCATGGCGAGCAGAGTAACTTGAATCAAAATTATAGAGCTATAGTATACAGAACAGTCAAATGACTGGTCTCTGATTACATTTAGACCAAACTGCTTGACTCTCCTGACATATGGCTTTATCCAGCTAGGCTAGATGCCCTTGTCATAGGCGTTTTGCCGTGTGCTGCATTATGTGGCTAAACAtatcatgataataaaaaatggactCGCCTCTCCAGTTTCTTGCAAGGAAagagggatctttcctagatagtgaacccctAGGCTTTTAACTCGGTACGTATCCACCTCTGCTGCgtttttagtacaagcccgttggggatgaccgtgaaAACATAAACGAAAGACTGTAAATTTCAAAAAGctaatgaccccaaagaaatattaatcCTGGAAAACGTGCCCCCGAAAACACttgggggtcactgtctaggaaagaccCAAAATGAGattcaaaataaagaaacataTGTGACCATTATTGTTTCAAAAACAAGAGAACTGTTATCAAATGGAGGCCAAATTTTGTTCCGTCTCCTtaagtaaaaaatagaaaaaattaaacattgcTTTTTAAGCACAGAAtggttttagttttaaaaatctggaaaacaagaaagaaaacaaaagagttATAAAGCTCAAATATGGGTCGTATAAAGGTAAAATCATAGCGAATAAAATAATCGTCTCCATCATGTAACCATGTTCACTGAAATttcttcaaataataaaattacgATGGTGACGATAGACAAATACACAATCTGTATTCAATAATAGTTTGACTAAAGTTTCCAGTTAATTTCCGAGCCATTTTGCAGGTTCTAATTTTGGCATTAAGAGTGAAATTAAGTTAAGCTCGCTTCAGACCTTGTAAGTCTTACCATTTCATGATTCAAAGCAAAAGAAAGTCTGAGATTCTTTCCTTAAGACTAAACCCTTTCTAAAATTCAACAATAACAGAGAAAGCTTCAGTGTCAATAAAGCTATTATACTTCCAATCTAAATAAGCATACTCGTATTTGTTCATTCACAACTTACAAATACAAAGAGGCACCACAATCACACAGCGAGCAGACATGTCTGTCCAAATACCAATACCTACGAACAGAAAGAAACTGAGGTCGCGATATAACTTTTTCCAATTAATATACAAGCTCTGGGCGGCCCTCTGGCGGGAATCTGGTAAAGTAACAGTAATCTCATATGAGCAATGTCACTTTGTTCTTCATTCTTCGCAAGATATGCTACGTCAGAGACCTCCGgcaacattcattatttttcttaatcttcTATCTTTCCAAATGGactatttttttcatatgcaatCCCACTCTTTAATAAGACTTTGTAAGAGGAAAGAACAGGGTGTCAGGTAGAGAAGGgatttgttgtgggggggggggggggggttgcgtgTTGTGATTGGTGGAGGCAGATGTATTTAATTTGTCAAGAGAAGCAATTTGAAAGAAGACTTTTTATTTTCTGGAGCCAATTGCTTACACGTTTCCTTTTTATTCAGCGGTGCCATTTTTATTTATCGCTTTTGAAAACAATGAGTGTCTACATATTATTACCGAGAAGTGAAAGTTCTCCATTGTAATTCACACACTATTGAATAGTGCATACGTATAAACATTATATACACACTTGcattttagtatgtatatatatacacacatatatacataatgtagtataaatgtatgtatgtatgtataaatacatacatacgtatctatatataagcGAACTTTCCACATAACGACCCGAAAGCCAGGGTGTAACACGTTGCAATTGCAAAACTATTTTCGTTTTCACAAAACTCTGCAACACTGATAGTTCTGTGTATGCAAAGTGAAATAGGCCAATTGCCGTAAACGTTAACAACTGGATCAACAGCAGCACCAACGACTGAAAAGTCGGTAATAGGAACGCCAATAAACGCTGACGTTGgttaaaatataatgtaaaaaccATTGACCTCCACTGCTAACATAACAAGACGCCCGCTCTTCTGCATGTACGCATGAAAGCATGAAATACtaactattacacacacacacacacacacacacacaacacacacactatatatatatatatatatatatatatatatatatatatatataaatatacatatatacatacatacatatatacaaggtgTATAAAAAAAGTCCCCGGTGCACCTAATGTTTTATGGTACGACACTTCTGAGTGGCAGCATAACCCTTGATTATCATTTGCTGTTTGATCCTAATAAAagcattataataaatattaatagagttatattttattttatttcagatccTAATTAAGGGTTATGCTGCCACTCAAGTCTCGTATCATAAAATATTCAGGTGGCAGGAGGCGACTGAttgaacaccctgtatatatatatatatatatatatatatatatatatatatattatatatatatatatatatatatatatatatatatatatatatatcgagctacaaatgtcccttaatatctaattcgctctacctcggaataaacatgtttccatttatgttaacagaaggggaatttttcggtCGATAAcaaatttgtcggctcatgggcgcgaaccatcaaacctaacaaattcaagacgcacagtgaagcctaaaccacatcgccaccacaagagggtataagtttatgccgcctctcaactacacaTACCTGTCAATAACAGGACCTTATTTAAACCGGATGGTATCTAAACAGATTTTTGATTTTAAAAATGTGCAAGCTTTCCAGGACTATCTCTCCTCATTGTCTTGTAGCTGTAAAAATCAGAACGAACAACTGTGCAACTGATTAGTTTCTAGtttagagtatgtatgtatatatatatatatatatatatatatatatatatatatatatatatatatatatatatgtattgtatgtatgtatgtatatacatacatacatatatatacatttatacacacacacacacaaacacacacacatatatatatgcatacacacacacacacacacacacatatatatatatatatatatatatatatatatatatatgtatatatatatatct
Encoded proteins:
- the LOC135199686 gene encoding uncharacterized protein LOC135199686; this translates as MFVSQEKRGFSGSHGGRESYSSGDGLYVVISSGDNHKQSSASAAAAHAAAQATAAEASLVSIAQAAAATAASQAAATASSAAQTALAAAAQQEAQVAQLTLALQNAQSALFSESSLAAQTNTAFSSARATYSLALSIAKQLAEAKTAASVVVAQALQVLQVLRKVQSVQDANAWQASHMASMLNQMQYLVVHKLNSALLASSQAQTAASTALMSKAEGTSGGYGSRKGSDDYSYKDMISYESIPKVKSYHGDDQSKQITCAAHDEQTRYDQIKQTSCGGHTGHRRYSDYGDEDQIQNSYGGGIPTRYGEVMLSNYNGYGGSNNGMYSEILPGPQARYGSSTNSYDGGSHGKYAENLSDRGVYNNNKESRDGYGGNKSIQINYENNQSGYGGDQSKGDQYGGIQGNQLPYGRDQLVKGRYGDNKGSYI